From Bos indicus isolate NIAB-ARS_2022 breed Sahiwal x Tharparkar chromosome 4, NIAB-ARS_B.indTharparkar_mat_pri_1.0, whole genome shotgun sequence, the proteins below share one genomic window:
- the SMKR1 gene encoding small lysine-rich protein 1, which produces MPAKGKKKGRGKSRGKKQKKPEVDILSPAAMLNLYYIAHNVADCLQLRGFRWPGAAKTKKGKGKT; this is translated from the exons ATG CCAGctaaagggaagaagaaaggccGGGGCAAGTCGCGTGGGAAGAAGCAGAAGAAGCCGGAAGTGGACATCCTCAGCCCCGCCGCCATGCTGAACCTCTACTACATCGCACACAACGTGGCCGACTGCCTGCAGCTGCGCGGCTTCCGCTGGCCAGGTGCTGCCAAGACAAAGAAGGGGAAAGGCAAGACTTAA